A window from Luteibacter flocculans encodes these proteins:
- a CDS encoding LysR family transcriptional regulator: MPKKLNVRVTGAKSTRRVGTSKPAEADGAARFYYKGNRLKQLRAFVYITRMGTLSRAAEALFLSQPSVSLQLKALEREMGAPLVERTRRRITLTDAGEALYEIARPLVEGFENLDREFHLKTRGRPGGKLTVAAGSSTIQYLLPELVKAYRERHPDVHLQLANVTGKDGLALLRADEADIAIGSMLDVPQDIAWAPVYHYDPMLIMPPDHPLATKEDITLEDLSPYGLILPPQRLTTFRLVDMVFQQRHVPYTVAIEVGGWDVIKQYVAMGLGISIVTGICITEADKQRLVVRNLRRYFPQRSYGVVMRKGKFLSPEARAFIDLIRPGLLTHRDYDESGHSER; encoded by the coding sequence GTGCCGAAGAAGCTGAATGTCCGCGTTACTGGCGCCAAGTCGACCCGTCGCGTTGGGACTTCCAAGCCGGCAGAGGCCGACGGAGCCGCGCGCTTTTACTACAAGGGCAACCGGCTAAAGCAGCTCCGGGCCTTCGTTTACATCACCCGTATGGGAACGCTGAGCCGGGCCGCGGAGGCCTTGTTCCTGTCTCAGCCTTCCGTGAGTCTGCAGCTCAAGGCGCTTGAGCGGGAAATGGGCGCACCACTGGTCGAACGCACGCGCCGCCGCATCACCCTGACCGATGCCGGCGAGGCGCTCTACGAGATAGCGCGGCCACTGGTCGAAGGGTTCGAGAACCTCGACCGCGAATTTCATCTCAAGACGCGAGGCAGGCCGGGCGGCAAGCTCACCGTCGCAGCCGGGTCTTCCACGATCCAGTACCTGCTGCCGGAACTCGTGAAGGCGTATCGCGAGCGCCATCCAGACGTCCATCTACAACTGGCGAACGTCACAGGGAAGGACGGCCTCGCACTGCTGCGCGCCGACGAGGCGGATATCGCCATCGGCTCCATGCTCGACGTACCGCAGGACATCGCGTGGGCCCCTGTGTACCACTACGACCCCATGCTCATCATGCCTCCCGACCATCCGTTGGCCACCAAGGAGGACATTACCCTCGAGGACCTGTCGCCCTATGGCCTGATCCTGCCGCCTCAACGGCTGACGACGTTCCGCCTGGTCGACATGGTGTTCCAGCAGCGCCATGTGCCGTACACCGTCGCGATCGAAGTCGGCGGCTGGGACGTCATCAAGCAATACGTCGCGATGGGCCTCGGCATTTCGATCGTCACCGGCATATGCATCACGGAAGCGGACAAACAACGTCTCGTCGTACGCAACCTGCGTCGCTACTTCCCGCAGCGCAGCTACGGCGTGGTGATGCGCAAGGGCAAGTTCCTCAGCCCGGAAGCGCGAGCCTTCATCGATCTCATCCGCCCCGGCCTGCTGACGCATCGCGACTACGACGAATCGGGGCACTCCGAGCGGTAA
- a CDS encoding lysophospholipid acyltransferase family protein: MKGVPTLLPAQAPSLPDSRWKRLCRWAILRSGWRIVGELPNLPKLILIGAPHSSYWDGVWGLLMKSAIGLDLSVMIKREVLNGPFGPVVRRLGMIPIDRSAATNVVDQMVARFASHETMWLGITPEGTRKPVKQWKSGFLRIARASGVPIQPIFIDYPTKTFTIGPLVQATDDLDADMARIRALFVGYHGKHRDA; encoded by the coding sequence GTGAAGGGTGTACCCACGCTTCTTCCTGCGCAGGCGCCTTCACTGCCGGACTCGCGCTGGAAGCGTCTCTGTCGCTGGGCCATCCTGCGCAGCGGCTGGCGCATCGTGGGCGAACTGCCGAACCTGCCCAAGCTGATTCTCATCGGCGCGCCGCATTCGTCCTACTGGGATGGGGTCTGGGGTCTGCTGATGAAGTCGGCGATCGGGCTCGACCTCAGCGTCATGATCAAGCGCGAAGTGTTGAACGGCCCGTTTGGACCGGTCGTGCGTCGCCTGGGCATGATTCCCATCGATCGCTCGGCCGCCACGAACGTCGTCGATCAGATGGTCGCGCGCTTCGCCAGTCACGAGACGATGTGGCTGGGCATCACACCGGAAGGCACGCGCAAACCCGTCAAGCAATGGAAGTCCGGCTTCCTGCGTATCGCCCGCGCCTCCGGCGTGCCGATCCAGCCGATCTTCATCGACTATCCAACGAAAACCTTCACCATCGGTCCGCTGGTCCAAGCCACCGATGACCTCGATGCCGACATGGCGCGCATCCGCGCACTGTTCGTCGGGTATCACGGCAAGCATCGCGACGCTTGA
- a CDS encoding accessory factor UbiK family protein, with the protein MDVQGIDQLAQRLASLVPPGLAQAREDMQANFKDILAQGLRRLDLVTREEFDVQSQVLARTRERLELLEKRLADLEVSAANRGQ; encoded by the coding sequence ATGGATGTGCAGGGTATCGATCAACTCGCACAGCGGTTGGCATCGTTGGTTCCGCCAGGGTTGGCGCAAGCGCGTGAGGACATGCAGGCCAACTTCAAAGACATTCTGGCGCAAGGACTACGCCGCCTCGATCTCGTAACTCGCGAAGAATTCGATGTTCAGAGTCAGGTTCTGGCGCGTACGCGCGAGCGACTCGAGCTTTTGGAAAAGCGCCTTGCCGACCTAGAAGTCAGCGCGGCAAACCGCGGCCAGTAA
- a CDS encoding YifB family Mg chelatase-like AAA ATPase, translating into MSLAVTLSRAQEGVAAPQVVVEVHLSGGLPSTSIVGLPEAAVREARDRVRVAIQNTAFEYPNRRVTVNLAPAELPKDGGRFDLAIALGILAAGSQVPRERLDDCEFLGELALSGELRAVTGILPALIRARRSGRRIVVPRANAAEAALIGEGDVLLADSLAEVCAWLRGQAELTAPEAADFYDMPTCGPDMRDVRGQHQARRALEIAAAGGHHLLLIGPPGTGKTMLAERLPGILPPMIESEALESCAIRSLSGEDIDPSCWRRRPFRAPHHTASGVALVGGGSSPRPGEISLAHNGVLFLDELPEFSRHVLEVLREPLESGQIVISRAARQSTFPAEFQLVAAMNPCPCGYAGDSFHECRCTPDQVQRYRGRISGPLLDRIDLCVEVPRVPLAEVASVRGPRDDDSATVRARVIAAREKALLRAGQANAELSVVNLERDCALQSSDREWLETALDKLGASARAYHRILRVARTIADLEGGTGCVEKVHLAEAMHYRRF; encoded by the coding sequence ATGAGCCTCGCCGTCACCCTTTCGCGCGCGCAGGAAGGTGTCGCGGCGCCGCAAGTCGTCGTCGAAGTTCATCTTTCCGGCGGTCTGCCATCCACGTCCATCGTCGGGCTGCCCGAGGCGGCGGTCCGCGAAGCGCGTGACCGGGTACGCGTTGCCATCCAGAACACCGCCTTCGAGTATCCCAACCGACGGGTGACGGTAAACCTCGCACCTGCGGAGTTGCCGAAGGACGGCGGCCGATTCGACCTTGCCATTGCGCTGGGCATCCTGGCTGCGGGTTCGCAGGTGCCGCGCGAGCGACTCGACGATTGCGAGTTCCTCGGCGAGCTGGCGCTGTCCGGCGAGTTGCGGGCGGTGACCGGAATCCTCCCTGCGCTGATCCGTGCCCGCCGCAGCGGCCGGCGTATCGTGGTGCCACGCGCGAACGCTGCCGAAGCCGCGCTGATCGGCGAAGGCGATGTCCTGCTTGCCGATAGCCTTGCCGAAGTCTGTGCCTGGCTTCGCGGCCAAGCGGAACTGACGGCTCCCGAGGCAGCCGACTTTTACGACATGCCGACCTGTGGCCCGGACATGCGTGATGTCCGCGGCCAGCATCAAGCGCGCCGCGCGTTGGAGATCGCTGCGGCCGGTGGTCATCACCTGCTGCTGATCGGTCCGCCCGGTACCGGCAAAACCATGCTGGCGGAGCGGCTTCCCGGCATCCTTCCGCCCATGATCGAGTCCGAAGCGCTGGAGAGCTGCGCCATTCGTTCGCTGTCGGGTGAGGACATCGATCCGAGCTGCTGGCGTCGCCGCCCCTTCCGCGCACCTCATCACACGGCGTCCGGTGTCGCGCTCGTGGGTGGCGGGTCGTCGCCGCGACCGGGCGAGATTTCCTTGGCCCATAACGGCGTACTGTTCCTCGACGAGCTGCCCGAGTTCAGTCGCCACGTCCTGGAAGTGCTTCGGGAACCGTTGGAATCCGGGCAGATCGTGATCTCGCGGGCCGCACGGCAATCGACGTTCCCTGCCGAGTTCCAACTCGTCGCCGCGATGAATCCTTGTCCCTGCGGGTACGCGGGTGACTCCTTTCATGAATGTCGCTGCACGCCCGATCAGGTGCAGCGCTATCGCGGCCGGATCTCCGGGCCGCTGCTCGACCGCATCGACCTCTGTGTGGAGGTGCCGCGCGTACCGCTTGCGGAAGTCGCATCCGTGCGTGGTCCGCGCGACGATGACAGCGCCACCGTGCGTGCGCGCGTGATCGCCGCGCGTGAGAAGGCGCTGCTGCGGGCCGGCCAGGCCAACGCCGAACTCAGTGTCGTGAACCTCGAACGCGACTGCGCCTTGCAGAGCTCCGACCGCGAATGGCTGGAGACGGCGCTGGACAAGCTCGGTGCCTCTGCGCGTGCATACCACCGCATTCTCCGCGTGGCGCGCACGATCGCCGATCTCGAAGGCGGAACGGGTTGCGTGGAGAAGGTGCACCTGGCGGAAGCGATGCACTACCGGCGGTTCTGA
- a CDS encoding pseudouridine synthase: MLEILYQDDDIVAVNKPANLAVHRSTFVGPDDAFLVDLLREQVEGRLHLAHRLDRATSGVLLVARSADVAARLGEQFMGRSVCKRYLAVVRGWPEPEEGTVDYPLPGSRETGPRKDARTDYRRLATVEVDIALGRYEKQRYALVAAEPQTGRFRQIRKHFAHIHHPIVGDSQHGRGDHNRLFKQHFGSHRLLLHADALSFSHPLSGQPLTLQASLDDTWNRMLDRFEWRAAYAAWRDAAG; encoded by the coding sequence GTGCTGGAGATCCTGTACCAGGACGACGACATCGTCGCCGTCAACAAGCCGGCCAACCTCGCGGTGCATCGCTCGACCTTCGTCGGACCGGACGATGCCTTCCTGGTCGATCTGCTGCGCGAACAGGTGGAGGGGCGTCTGCACCTCGCCCACCGGCTCGATCGCGCCACCTCGGGCGTGTTGCTCGTGGCTCGCTCGGCGGACGTAGCGGCACGACTGGGCGAGCAGTTCATGGGGCGCAGCGTTTGCAAGCGCTACCTCGCTGTCGTGCGCGGCTGGCCCGAACCCGAAGAAGGCACGGTGGACTATCCCCTGCCCGGCTCGCGGGAAACCGGTCCGCGAAAGGACGCCCGCACCGACTACCGCCGCCTAGCCACCGTCGAAGTGGACATCGCGCTCGGCCGCTACGAGAAGCAGCGGTACGCCTTGGTGGCTGCCGAACCGCAGACCGGACGCTTCCGCCAGATCCGCAAGCACTTCGCGCATATCCACCATCCCATCGTGGGCGACAGCCAGCACGGCCGCGGCGACCACAATCGCCTGTTCAAGCAACACTTCGGCTCGCACCGCCTGCTTCTTCACGCAGATGCCCTGTCGTTTTCGCATCCTCTGAGCGGACAACCGTTGACGCTGCAAGCGAGCCTCGACGACACCTGGAATCGCATGCTCGACCGGTTCGAGTGGCGTGCTGCATACGCAGCATGGCGTGACGCAGCGGGCTGA
- the aceA gene encoding isocitrate lyase, with the protein MKTHTAEQITLDWKNNDRWQGIERPYTAEDVLRLRGSIQVEYTLARRGAERLWRSLNEQPYVNALGALTGNQAMQQVKAGLQAIYLSGWQVAADANTAGTMYPDQSLYPVDSVPNVVRRINKTLLRADQIHHAEGKNGIDWLVPIVADAEAGFGGVLNAYELMSHMIEAGAAGVHFEDQLASAKKCGHMGGKVLVPTQEAVQKLVAARLAADVAGVPTLIVARTDAMGAALVTSDVDDYDKPFLTGKRTVEGFHESRQGIEQAISRGLAYAPYADLIWCETSTPDMTQAQQFADAIHAKFPGKKLAYNCSPSFNWKKNLDEKTIADFQKRLGEMGYAFQFITLAGFHALNYSMFQLARGYRDRQMAAYVELQEAEFAAEKDGYTAAKHQREVGTGYFDTVNQVIAGSLSSLSALSGSTEEEQFHPASAA; encoded by the coding sequence ATGAAGACGCATACCGCTGAACAGATCACGCTCGACTGGAAGAACAACGACCGCTGGCAGGGCATCGAACGGCCTTACACCGCCGAGGACGTGCTGCGCCTACGTGGCAGCATCCAGGTCGAATACACCCTGGCCCGACGTGGCGCGGAACGCCTGTGGCGTTCGCTCAACGAGCAGCCTTATGTGAACGCCCTGGGCGCGCTCACAGGTAACCAGGCCATGCAGCAGGTCAAGGCCGGCCTTCAAGCCATCTATCTGTCGGGGTGGCAGGTCGCCGCCGATGCCAACACTGCAGGCACGATGTATCCGGACCAGTCGCTGTATCCGGTGGACTCGGTGCCGAACGTGGTTCGTCGCATCAATAAGACGCTGCTGCGCGCCGACCAGATTCATCACGCCGAAGGCAAGAACGGTATTGATTGGCTGGTGCCGATCGTCGCCGATGCGGAAGCCGGTTTCGGCGGCGTCCTCAATGCGTATGAACTCATGTCGCACATGATCGAGGCCGGCGCGGCAGGCGTGCATTTCGAAGACCAGCTCGCAAGCGCCAAGAAGTGCGGACACATGGGCGGCAAGGTGCTGGTGCCGACTCAGGAAGCGGTGCAGAAACTCGTCGCCGCCCGTCTCGCCGCCGACGTGGCGGGCGTGCCGACGCTTATCGTCGCGCGTACCGACGCCATGGGTGCCGCGCTGGTGACGTCCGACGTCGACGATTACGACAAGCCCTTCCTTACTGGCAAGCGCACGGTCGAGGGATTCCACGAGAGCCGCCAGGGCATCGAGCAGGCCATCAGTCGCGGGCTTGCCTATGCACCGTATGCCGACCTGATCTGGTGCGAAACGTCCACGCCGGATATGACCCAGGCGCAGCAGTTCGCGGACGCGATCCACGCCAAGTTCCCTGGAAAGAAGCTCGCGTACAACTGTTCGCCCAGCTTCAACTGGAAGAAGAATCTCGACGAGAAGACCATCGCGGACTTCCAGAAGCGCCTGGGCGAGATGGGCTACGCGTTCCAGTTCATTACGCTGGCGGGCTTCCACGCGCTCAACTACTCGATGTTCCAGTTGGCGCGTGGTTATCGCGATCGGCAGATGGCCGCGTATGTGGAGCTGCAGGAAGCGGAATTCGCCGCCGAAAAGGATGGCTACACCGCTGCCAAGCATCAGCGCGAAGTCGGCACGGGCTACTTCGATACCGTGAACCAGGTCATCGCCGGCTCGCTCAGCTCGCTCTCGGCACTCAGCGGTTCGACGGAGGAAGAACAGTTCCATCCGGCTTCCGCTGCCTGA
- the aceB gene encoding malate synthase A — protein sequence MAVPQSAIDRHPDVKFGDSRSHYDDILTPAAIAFVADLHRRFDARRLQLLAERTARQQRYDAGDLPDFRADTVEIREGDWTVGPIPAALRDRRVEITGPVERKMIINALNSGAKVFMADFEDSSAPTWANQMDGQRNLRDAVDGSIEFTSPEGKHYQVGDNPAVLVVRPRGWHLPERHAEVDGDVVAGAFVDFGLFAFHNAKRLQERDRGPYFYLPKLQSMEEAALWNDVMTHAEGALGLPRASMKATVLIETLPAVFQMHEILHALRERVVGLNCGRWDYIFSYLKTFRAHADRLLPERGQVAMTVPFLKAYSELLIQTCHRRGAFAMGGMAAQIPIRGDEAANEAAMVKVRADKLREVTAGHDGTWVAHPALVPIAQAVFDEHMPTPNQLHVTRDDVRVTRDALIAPAIGTITRQGFDNNVEVCLRYTAAWLDGMGCVPIHHLMEDAATAEIARSQLWQWLHHGPLEFSDHAPITGALFDHALASHCHRLKESQHPGARRAEEAAALIAALTHAEELRDFLTLPAYEHLH from the coding sequence ATGGCAGTACCCCAGAGCGCGATCGACCGGCATCCCGACGTCAAGTTTGGCGACAGCCGCTCCCACTACGACGACATCCTCACCCCGGCCGCCATCGCGTTCGTTGCCGACCTGCACCGTCGTTTCGATGCGCGCCGTCTCCAGTTGCTCGCCGAGCGGACGGCGCGACAGCAGCGCTACGACGCGGGCGACCTCCCCGACTTTCGCGCCGACACCGTCGAGATACGCGAAGGGGATTGGACGGTGGGGCCCATTCCGGCCGCCCTGCGCGACCGCCGCGTAGAGATCACCGGGCCGGTCGAACGCAAGATGATCATCAACGCCCTCAATTCGGGCGCGAAGGTGTTCATGGCCGACTTCGAGGATTCGAGCGCGCCCACCTGGGCAAACCAGATGGACGGCCAGCGCAACCTACGCGACGCCGTGGACGGCAGCATCGAATTCACCAGCCCCGAGGGAAAGCATTACCAGGTCGGTGACAACCCTGCCGTGCTGGTGGTGCGTCCGAGGGGATGGCACCTGCCCGAGCGGCACGCCGAGGTGGACGGCGATGTAGTGGCAGGCGCGTTCGTGGACTTCGGGCTGTTCGCATTTCACAACGCCAAGCGGCTGCAGGAGCGCGACCGCGGTCCGTATTTCTACCTGCCGAAGCTTCAGAGCATGGAAGAAGCGGCGCTGTGGAACGATGTGATGACCCACGCCGAAGGCGCGCTCGGTCTGCCCCGGGCCAGCATGAAGGCGACGGTGCTGATCGAGACCTTACCGGCCGTGTTCCAGATGCACGAGATCCTTCATGCGCTGCGCGAGCGCGTGGTGGGTCTCAACTGTGGTCGCTGGGATTACATCTTTTCGTATCTGAAAACCTTCCGCGCGCATGCCGATCGCCTGCTGCCCGAACGCGGCCAGGTCGCTATGACGGTGCCGTTCCTGAAGGCATATTCGGAACTGCTCATCCAGACCTGCCACCGCCGAGGCGCGTTCGCCATGGGTGGCATGGCAGCGCAGATCCCCATCCGCGGCGACGAGGCGGCCAACGAAGCGGCCATGGTGAAAGTTCGCGCGGATAAGTTGCGCGAAGTGACGGCCGGCCACGACGGCACCTGGGTCGCGCACCCCGCCCTCGTGCCGATTGCGCAGGCGGTGTTCGACGAACACATGCCGACGCCTAACCAATTGCATGTGACGCGCGACGACGTACGCGTGACTCGCGATGCACTGATTGCCCCAGCGATCGGCACGATCACGCGGCAGGGCTTCGACAACAACGTAGAGGTCTGCCTGCGTTACACCGCCGCATGGCTGGACGGCATGGGCTGTGTACCGATCCATCATCTGATGGAAGACGCGGCCACGGCGGAGATCGCGCGGTCGCAACTCTGGCAATGGTTGCACCACGGACCGCTCGAATTCAGCGACCACGCACCCATCACTGGCGCGCTGTTCGATCACGCACTCGCGTCGCACTGCCATCGATTGAAAGAGAGCCAGCACCCTGGCGCCCGTCGCGCCGAAGAGGCCGCAGCATTGATCGCCGCGCTGACCCACGCCGAAGAACTTCGCGATTTCCTGACCCTGCCCGCTTACGAACACCTGCATTGA
- the glnK gene encoding P-II family nitrogen regulator, whose protein sequence is MKLVVAIIKPFKLDDVREALADVGVQGVTVTEVKGFGRQKGHTELYRGAEYVVDFLPKIKLEVAVADEQVERVVEAIQQAARTGKIGDGKIFVSALDQVIRIRTGELDNDAL, encoded by the coding sequence ATGAAGCTCGTGGTCGCCATCATCAAGCCCTTCAAGCTGGACGACGTCCGCGAGGCCCTCGCCGACGTAGGCGTGCAGGGGGTCACGGTGACCGAGGTGAAGGGTTTCGGGCGGCAGAAGGGCCATACCGAGCTGTATCGCGGTGCCGAATACGTGGTCGACTTCCTGCCCAAGATCAAACTCGAGGTGGCCGTGGCCGACGAACAGGTCGAGCGCGTGGTCGAGGCGATTCAGCAGGCTGCGCGCACCGGCAAGATCGGCGACGGCAAGATCTTCGTCAGCGCGCTGGATCAGGTGATCCGTATCCGAACTGGCGAGTTGGATAACGACGCCCTTTGA
- a CDS encoding N-acetylmuramoyl-L-alanine amidase family protein: protein MIVPKVWYSDEGDTINIDLGKGFLPPHYSISLEERVNEIADILYYTEKPTEIFRVSVWFDGKDIFDYFPEERGPTERRVLEVNPQARSRSKRDIGESKVLVAAGHGIYYNSKYKDWRAQRDRTNGIVEDFITPAFARLLQDYLRGRSNSTVHRARSTDISAHPDSAQPWSLMAARYHIKNVLPEHAEIWNSAGSAGATSTGEREQDIRSRPLYANHLGVDALIHLHTNAASASRRGVEVFHQPNSSDSKRLGDLALCYMRESLRTNSAYADFPVALVSSPKNHGENRLAEMPSIIAEMGFHTNPKDAVAIQSYVFQDLAMRGLEKAYRMFKEGNGCETFSATYSEVTVVSDSTRDAEIVFGGFPRFPVKYTSTVAECPSGILCVSLGGRFATAETPRTITHSCSSSQPMTMKWNVTFTDADGVKAEALSTVHCQPKA from the coding sequence ATGATCGTCCCCAAAGTTTGGTACAGCGACGAAGGCGACACGATCAACATTGACCTTGGTAAGGGATTTCTTCCGCCGCATTACTCGATATCCCTGGAGGAGCGTGTCAACGAGATCGCCGACATTCTCTACTACACCGAGAAGCCGACTGAAATCTTTCGGGTGAGCGTCTGGTTCGATGGCAAAGACATCTTCGATTACTTTCCGGAGGAGCGCGGTCCGACCGAGCGTCGTGTACTTGAAGTCAATCCGCAGGCGAGAAGCCGATCCAAGCGTGACATTGGAGAAAGCAAGGTTCTCGTGGCGGCTGGTCACGGCATCTACTACAACTCGAAATATAAGGACTGGCGCGCGCAAAGAGATCGCACGAACGGGATTGTCGAGGATTTCATAACGCCGGCATTTGCCCGTCTTCTGCAGGACTATTTACGGGGCCGCAGCAATTCCACCGTACATCGCGCACGCTCAACCGATATATCTGCGCATCCCGATAGTGCCCAACCTTGGTCTCTCATGGCTGCCCGCTACCACATCAAAAACGTACTGCCCGAACATGCAGAGATTTGGAATAGTGCGGGAAGCGCCGGAGCGACGAGCACGGGCGAGCGCGAGCAAGACATCAGAAGTCGCCCTTTATATGCAAACCATCTCGGTGTGGATGCGCTCATCCACCTGCATACGAATGCAGCCAGCGCAAGTCGACGCGGAGTCGAAGTTTTCCATCAACCCAATAGCTCCGATAGCAAACGTTTAGGCGACCTGGCGTTGTGCTACATGCGGGAGAGCCTAAGAACGAACAGCGCTTATGCAGACTTCCCGGTGGCACTGGTGAGCAGTCCGAAGAATCACGGTGAGAACCGCTTGGCAGAGATGCCAAGCATTATTGCTGAGATGGGATTTCATACGAATCCCAAGGATGCGGTGGCCATTCAGAGTTATGTCTTTCAAGACCTCGCAATGCGCGGTCTCGAAAAAGCCTACCGCATGTTCAAGGAAGGCAATGGGTGCGAGACATTCAGTGCCACTTATTCCGAAGTGACCGTGGTGTCCGACTCGACCCGTGATGCGGAGATCGTCTTCGGAGGGTTCCCGCGGTTCCCGGTCAAGTACACGTCGACGGTGGCCGAGTGCCCTTCCGGGATTTTGTGCGTGTCGTTGGGAGGGCGCTTCGCCACCGCGGAAACGCCGAGGACCATCACGCATAGCTGTTCCTCTTCGCAGCCGATGACGATGAAATGGAACGTCACCTTCACTGACGCGGACGGGGTCAAGGCCGAGGCGCTTTCAACCGTTCACTGCCAACCGAAGGCCTGA
- the arfB gene encoding alternative ribosome rescue aminoacyl-tRNA hydrolase ArfB encodes MLTVTGTIAIPDAELVERFMRADGPGGQHVNRTESAVELRFDVAGSPSLPDDVRQRLLARRDRRMTDAGVLVIQARRFRDQARNRDDARDRLVAIILEGTRVEKKRLATKPTRASKERRLAGKAQRGQTKRTRSRDWSRE; translated from the coding sequence ATGCTCACCGTGACCGGAACCATCGCCATTCCCGACGCCGAACTCGTCGAACGCTTCATGCGTGCGGATGGGCCGGGAGGTCAGCACGTCAATCGCACTGAGAGTGCTGTGGAATTGCGCTTCGACGTAGCCGGGTCACCCTCGCTGCCTGACGACGTGCGACAGCGCCTTCTCGCTCGTCGCGACCGCCGCATGACGGATGCCGGCGTGCTTGTGATCCAGGCGCGCCGTTTCCGCGATCAGGCACGCAATCGCGATGACGCGCGCGATCGGCTCGTCGCGATCATCCTCGAAGGCACGCGCGTGGAGAAAAAGCGTCTCGCGACCAAGCCTACGCGAGCGTCGAAAGAGCGCCGTCTCGCCGGCAAGGCACAACGCGGCCAGACTAAGCGCACGCGCTCGCGCGACTGGAGCCGCGAGTGA
- a CDS encoding YkgJ family cysteine cluster protein, producing MTINFSCTMCGRCCHGLRLPVGVDEAVAWLRDGVQVQLFCEAIPWPAEPPADNLLAWYKRRRAFAATSGQLPLRVIVSLMATFTDACPNLLPDFRCGIYERRPRACRVYPAEVNPFVVLERDAKLCPPEAWESTQVLKSDDGTWADPEVAASVVGMQEADARDADVKARLCAILGVARSGLSNEGVVIHVPDGQRLLAALELATAGGDHAKQPGAPWEIVSHRQATLDLLHSAGCASLPASALVGQGVSFLGFVPGDAA from the coding sequence ATGACCATCAACTTCTCTTGCACCATGTGCGGCCGCTGTTGCCACGGCTTGCGATTACCCGTCGGCGTGGACGAGGCGGTGGCATGGCTGCGCGACGGCGTCCAGGTGCAGCTTTTCTGCGAAGCGATTCCCTGGCCAGCGGAGCCGCCGGCCGACAACCTGTTGGCCTGGTACAAACGACGCCGGGCATTCGCGGCGACCAGCGGACAGCTTCCCTTGCGGGTCATCGTCTCGCTGATGGCGACGTTTACGGATGCCTGCCCGAACCTCCTGCCAGACTTCCGCTGCGGCATCTATGAGCGGCGGCCTCGTGCCTGTCGGGTGTATCCCGCCGAGGTAAACCCCTTCGTCGTGCTGGAACGGGATGCCAAGCTATGTCCGCCTGAGGCTTGGGAATCCACACAGGTATTGAAGAGCGACGATGGAACGTGGGCCGATCCGGAGGTGGCTGCGTCGGTGGTCGGCATGCAGGAAGCCGACGCACGGGACGCCGACGTCAAGGCACGCCTGTGCGCCATCCTCGGCGTCGCGCGCAGCGGATTGTCGAACGAGGGTGTCGTGATCCATGTTCCCGATGGTCAACGATTGCTTGCGGCCCTGGAGCTGGCGACCGCTGGCGGGGATCATGCGAAGCAGCCCGGCGCGCCCTGGGAGATCGTCTCCCACCGGCAGGCCACACTCGATTTGCTTCACTCGGCCGGGTGCGCGTCGCTGCCCGCCTCGGCTCTCGTGGGACAGGGCGTCAGCTTCCTTGGGTTCGTTCCGGGCGATGCCGCCTGA
- a CDS encoding DUF1453 domain-containing protein translates to MLAPSVLPLFVAPVMVFAVYRRVRGSFGRQLIRTRRMTARVVMFAIVVCLMMTSGLQDVRLAEGALEGAVGGATLALLLGLRLTRFESGADGADFYVPNPWMGGVLTALLVGRLAWRFLALMPALTGDGVVQGPAPGNSPLTMAIVGLTVGYYLTYYAGILVHHRRHKRALQVV, encoded by the coding sequence ATGCTGGCTCCGTCCGTCCTCCCGCTGTTCGTCGCTCCCGTGATGGTGTTTGCCGTATATCGCCGTGTGCGCGGCAGCTTCGGTCGGCAGCTCATCCGCACCCGTCGAATGACGGCTCGCGTGGTGATGTTCGCGATCGTCGTGTGCCTGATGATGACGTCGGGGCTGCAGGACGTGCGCCTCGCCGAAGGCGCGCTAGAGGGTGCGGTCGGTGGTGCCACGCTGGCGCTTCTGCTTGGCCTGCGCCTGACCCGTTTCGAGTCAGGCGCGGATGGCGCGGACTTCTACGTTCCCAACCCCTGGATGGGCGGCGTACTCACGGCGCTGCTGGTGGGGCGCCTCGCCTGGCGCTTTCTCGCCCTGATGCCTGCCCTGACGGGAGACGGCGTCGTCCAGGGACCGGCACCGGGCAACAGCCCGCTGACCATGGCGATTGTCGGACTGACCGTGGGTTACTACCTGACCTACTACGCCGGCATCCTCGTACACCACCGTCGGCACAAGCGCGCCTTGCAGGTCGTCTGA